The genomic region TTCTTATGCTTCTCATGTTCGGCCCGCTTGGTATAATCTGGCGGTTCGTCGACATGATCTCGACATTCATCCTGGGCGGATAACCCATCACCGACGGAGGCGGAGCGTTGCGCAAACGGGTCTTGAGCGGCATGCGGCCGAGCGGTCAGCTTCATCTGGGGCACTACCTCGGGGTCCTGGTCAACTGGAAGAATCTCCAGGAAGAGAGCGACTGCTTCTTCTTCGTCGCCGACTGGCATGCGTTGACCACGGAGTACGACCGCACCACCGTCATCCGCGAGAGCATCGACGACATGGTCATCGACTGGCTGGCCTCCGGGATCGACCCGGGGAAGGCGACGATCTTCATCCAGAGCCACGTCCCCGAGCACGCCGAGCTGCACCTGCTCCTCTCCATGATCACGCCGCTGCCGTGGCTGGAGCGGAACCCGACCTACAAGGAACAGCTCCGGGAGCAGACCACCCGCGACCTGCAGACGTACGGTTTCCTCGGCTACCCGGTTCTCCAGGCGGCCGACATCCTGATGTACGACGCTACGCGCGTCCCCGTCGGCATCGACCAGGTGCCGCACCTCGAGCTGACCCGCGAGATCGCCCGGCGGTTCAACTTCCTTTACAGGGAGTGCCTCACCATTCCCGAGGCGTACCTGACCGAGACGTCGAAGATGATGGGGACCGACAACCGGAAGATGAGCAAGAGCTACGGCAATGCGATCCTCCTCTCCGACACGTCGGAAGAGGTGTGGGCCAAGGTGAAGCCGATGGTCACCGACCCGGCCCGCCAGCGGCGCACCGACTGCGGGAACCCGGACATCTGCAACATCTTCTCCTACCACAAGATCTTTTCCGACGAGGCGACGATCGCGAAGGTGGACCCTGGCTGCCGCACCGCCGGGATCGGCTGCATCGAGTGCAAGAAGTGGATGTTCGAGGGGATGGAGAAGGTCCTCGCCCCCGTCCGCGAAAAGCGCCGGCAGATCGTCGAAAGCGGCGTCTCCGTTCGCGACATCCTGGCCGACGGAACGCGCCGCGCGCGGGAGGTGGCGGGCGCCAAGATGGCGGAGGTCCGCGACGCTGTCCGGATCTGACGACAAGCCGGATCTCGCCCTGCACGGCGGCGATCCCTCGGCAAGCCCCGTCGGGGACGTCCCGCTGCGCCTCGACGTCTTCGAGGGCCCCCTCGACATCCTGCTCCACCTGGTTCGCGACCAGAAGCTCGACATCAACGACATCCCCATCGCGAAGATCACCGAGCAGTACCTCGCCTACCTC from Deltaproteobacteria bacterium CG2_30_66_27 harbors:
- a CDS encoding tryptophan--tRNA ligase; its protein translation is MRPSGQLHLGHYLGVLVNWKNLQEESDCFFFVADWHALTTEYDRTTVIRESIDDMVIDWLASGIDPGKATIFIQSHVPEHAELHLLLSMITPLPWLERNPTYKEQLREQTTRDLQTYGFLGYPVLQAADILMYDATRVPVGIDQVPHLELTREIARRFNFLYRECLTIPEAYLTETSKMMGTDNRKMSKSYGNAILLSDTSEEVWAKVKPMVTDPARQRRTDCGNPDICNIFSYHKIFSDEATIAKVDPGCRTAGIGCIECKKWMFEGMEKVLAPVREKRRQIVESGVSVRDILADGTRRAREVAGAKMAEVRDAVRI